In Candidatus Binatia bacterium, a genomic segment contains:
- a CDS encoding type II toxin-antitoxin system Phd/YefM family antitoxin, translating into MNKINIHQAKTQFSRLVERAAGGEEIVIAKSGKPIARLVPYTARNEPRRPGYLRGKIRVKKTFDRALPKKLLASFEGKS; encoded by the coding sequence GTGAACAAGATCAACATTCACCAGGCAAAGACCCAGTTTTCCCGGCTCGTCGAGCGCGCCGCCGGAGGCGAAGAGATCGTCATCGCCAAGTCGGGCAAACCAATCGCCCGCTTGGTTCCTTATACCGCGCGGAACGAGCCCCGCCGGCCCGGGTACCTGCGCGGGAAGATCCGCGTCAAGAAGACATTTGATCGAGCTCTCCCAAAAAAGCTGCTGGCATCCTTTGAAGGTAAATCCTGA